The following are encoded in a window of Paenibacillus polymyxa genomic DNA:
- the yhbY gene encoding ribosome assembly RNA-binding protein YhbY: MLTGKQKRYLRSMAHHLDPVFQVGKNGTNEHLMRHINDAIEKRELMKVQILNNCLDDKHEIAEELAAETGSELVQIIGSTIILYKESRDHKEIELPRG, translated from the coding sequence ATGTTAACAGGTAAACAAAAAAGATATTTGCGTTCAATGGCGCATCATTTGGACCCGGTTTTTCAAGTAGGTAAAAACGGTACGAATGAGCATCTTATGCGTCACATCAACGATGCGATTGAAAAGCGTGAGCTGATGAAAGTGCAAATTTTGAACAACTGTTTGGACGACAAGCATGAAATTGCGGAAGAACTGGCCGCGGAGACAGGTTCTGAGCTTGTACAGATCATCGGGAGCACTATTATTTTGTACAAAGAATCCCGTGATCATAAGGAAATCGAGTTGCCTAGAGGATAA
- the aroE gene encoding shikimate dehydrogenase yields MNSGESEATEQGLVLLGVLGDPIKHSKSPLMHKIALQAAGIEGDFVPLHVKPDQLEDAMKGIRALHFRGVNVTIPHKVEVMKYLDEIDEGARLIGAVNTIVNDNGRLKGYNTDGIGYVRSLKEETSVELKGARIAVLGAGGAARGVIHALLEEQPESVIILNRTRDKAEQLALEWTTEAIPVRGYSNEDAKSVLATVNVLINTTSVGMSPLADELPLEPSLIPEGIIVSDLIYNPLETRLLQESREQRGCTVHGGLGMFVYQGAVAFEYFTGVVPAVEQMRAAVLSSLS; encoded by the coding sequence ATGAACAGCGGGGAGTCTGAAGCGACCGAACAAGGTCTTGTACTATTGGGCGTATTGGGTGATCCGATCAAGCACTCCAAATCGCCTCTTATGCATAAAATAGCTTTACAGGCAGCGGGGATTGAAGGAGATTTTGTACCTCTTCATGTCAAACCGGATCAGCTGGAAGATGCCATGAAGGGGATTCGTGCTTTGCATTTCCGCGGAGTCAATGTGACGATTCCCCATAAAGTTGAGGTTATGAAATATCTGGATGAGATTGATGAAGGGGCCCGACTCATTGGCGCTGTCAATACGATAGTGAATGACAATGGACGTCTTAAGGGCTATAACACGGACGGAATTGGCTACGTACGTTCCCTCAAAGAAGAGACTTCTGTCGAGTTGAAGGGCGCAAGAATTGCTGTTCTTGGAGCCGGAGGGGCTGCTCGTGGTGTGATTCATGCTCTGTTGGAGGAGCAACCGGAATCGGTTATTATTTTGAACCGAACACGTGACAAAGCTGAGCAACTGGCATTAGAGTGGACGACGGAAGCGATCCCAGTGAGGGGTTATTCCAACGAAGATGCCAAGAGCGTGCTCGCCACAGTGAATGTGTTGATTAACACAACCTCGGTGGGAATGTCTCCTTTAGCGGATGAGCTTCCACTGGAACCGAGCTTGATTCCGGAGGGAATCATTGTGAGTGATTTGATCTACAACCCGCTGGAAACGAGACTTTTACAGGAAAGCCGTGAACAGCGCGGCTGCACTGTACATGGGGGTTTGGGCATGTTCGTGTACCAGGGGGCAGTGGCTTTTGAGTATTTTACAGGGGTTGTCCCTGCTGTAGAGCAAATGAGAGCGGCTGTGCTGAGTAGCCTGTCGTAA
- the yqeH gene encoding ribosome biogenesis GTPase YqeH, producing the protein MTERPDGGTAVKCSGCGITVQTTSPELPGYIPEKLLTREPVICQRCFRIKNYNETSSVTVDQDEFLKLLSQIGDKDALVIHIVDIFDFEGSLISGLQRFVGSNPVILAVNKTDLLPKVTNWNKVRNWVQKQAKEQGLRTEEIVLCSAKKNQGFDRLLDVVSELRGNRDVYVVGATNVGKSTLINRLIRDYSDMEQELTTSRYPGTTLDMVNIPLDDGKHIIDTPGIVYPWRFSEIVSRQDLSAIMPDKPLKPAAYQLDAGQTLFFGGMARFDFVEGQHQSFTCYINGGLKIHRTKLERADQLFADHAGELLSPPTRDQLAEMPEWTRHEFRVPRKSPSDIYISGLGWIRVNSENGALIAVHAPRGVRVLLRPALI; encoded by the coding sequence ATGACTGAAAGACCTGACGGCGGCACTGCCGTCAAATGTAGTGGTTGCGGTATCACCGTGCAGACCACTAGCCCGGAGCTTCCGGGATATATTCCTGAAAAATTGCTTACTCGCGAACCTGTCATCTGTCAGCGTTGCTTTCGGATCAAAAACTATAATGAGACGTCTTCAGTTACGGTGGATCAAGATGAGTTCTTGAAGCTGCTCAGCCAGATTGGCGACAAGGATGCGCTCGTCATCCACATTGTAGATATTTTTGATTTTGAAGGTAGCTTGATTTCCGGTTTGCAACGCTTTGTAGGCTCCAATCCAGTTATACTGGCTGTGAACAAGACCGATTTGCTGCCTAAGGTAACGAATTGGAACAAGGTACGTAACTGGGTACAAAAGCAAGCGAAGGAGCAAGGACTACGCACGGAAGAAATCGTACTGTGCTCAGCTAAAAAAAATCAGGGCTTTGACCGTCTGTTGGATGTGGTATCTGAGCTCCGTGGTAACCGCGATGTATATGTAGTCGGAGCGACAAATGTGGGTAAATCGACGCTTATTAACCGCTTGATTCGTGATTATAGCGATATGGAGCAGGAACTCACAACGTCCCGTTACCCGGGAACTACACTCGATATGGTGAATATTCCGCTCGACGACGGCAAGCACATTATTGATACTCCGGGTATTGTATACCCTTGGCGATTCAGTGAAATCGTCTCCCGCCAGGACTTGAGCGCTATTATGCCAGACAAGCCGCTGAAGCCTGCTGCATATCAGCTTGATGCCGGACAAACATTGTTTTTCGGCGGTATGGCCCGATTTGATTTTGTGGAGGGTCAGCACCAATCATTTACCTGCTACATTAACGGTGGTCTTAAGATACATCGCACGAAGCTGGAGCGAGCTGATCAGTTGTTCGCTGATCATGCCGGGGAATTGTTATCTCCGCCAACACGCGATCAATTGGCAGAGATGCCGGAATGGACAAGACATGAGTTCCGCGTTCCACGCAAATCTCCATCGGACATCTACATTTCCGGTTTGGGATGGATCAGGGTAAATAGCGAGAACGGAGCTCTGATTGCGGTTCATGCTCCTCGGGGAGTCCGTGTGCTTTTGCGGCCTGCGTTGATATAA
- a CDS encoding YqeG family HAD IIIA-type phosphatase — translation MFEMLMPKLRVNTVFDIDLEGLYAQGYRGIITDLDNTLVGAKAPNATPELVAWFEKVKQAGFKLVIVSNNNMDRVSVFATPLDIEFIHAARKPSNSSFRRAIRMMGLTPEETIMVGDQMLTDVLGGNRLGLHTVLVLPISIHDEGVMTRFNRRLERIALTRLRKKGLWLEEEKKND, via the coding sequence TTGTTTGAAATGCTGATGCCCAAATTACGGGTGAATACCGTCTTTGATATTGATCTTGAAGGCTTGTATGCTCAAGGATATCGCGGCATTATTACGGATCTAGATAACACGCTGGTCGGTGCAAAAGCGCCGAATGCGACTCCCGAGCTGGTGGCCTGGTTTGAGAAGGTCAAACAGGCGGGTTTTAAGCTTGTCATCGTGTCTAACAACAATATGGACCGTGTATCCGTGTTTGCTACGCCTTTGGACATTGAATTTATACATGCCGCACGGAAGCCCTCCAACTCGTCTTTTCGTAGAGCCATCCGTATGATGGGGCTGACTCCGGAAGAGACTATTATGGTCGGGGACCAAATGTTGACGGACGTATTGGGAGGCAACCGACTGGGATTGCATACGGTGTTGGTGCTACCGATATCCATTCATGATGAAGGAGTCATGACCCGATTTAATCGGCGGTTGGAGCGAATCGCGCTCACAAGGTTACGCAAGAAAGGCTTATGGCTTGAGGAGGAAAAGAAGAATGACTGA
- a CDS encoding transglutaminase TgpA family protein has product MKSWLQSLKGSWAPAFTFLWIIIIAMQWVSFASELWLEETRALVLMTITMLALVKIVLPFRPWIEFIVKAAALFFILYRTLVSYSIIIPFGGVANRLDQFISNMSPYIWFSLIAWLVIEMVPLIVTTKQRILVFVGINIAALAVLDSFTPTVLWEEVAWIVFAGMGWLVTQHLQYFRQHYPQGWKHIRRYPYKIAANIAVIFALIIMAGVNMPEVQPALTDPYTAWTQRDSSTTAGISNGSGVLNQRMNTASGYSRQDNRLGGGFNFDYSPVMTITTTQRSYWRGETKRTYSGTGWSDGGNDDQTLNDVPMTAELENTQETRHSTEQVVQTITMQNDQSYPVLFGAYSVQRVQSVDRDSRADGLRWNPEQAELLWNPSSRRTAYPKTYTLVSHVPVIPEKELRTKTFNELYGKNKQEAYLQIPDELPQRVRDLAQNVTSTAKTPYEKVGLLQQYLQQNYAYTNNPDLSRKRSRDFVDAFLFEIREGYCDYYSTSLVMMARSVGVPARWVKGYAPGQQTFSDDATTGESDENMSSYSVTNADAHSWAEVYLGEYGWVPVEATPGFDMPLLTEQEDSKTPEAPEVKDQPEPEQPEQTPQTNPEEGSKIHPVIIGSAAAILLLWAAYIVWRNRADIHFYLLRLRRGKPLTPDEKVVVETEHWLRYMRGRGFVRASHETLRESVDRWSLEVPEHASILHQLLGRFEQARYSPSSVTAEDWHMVRQQASLLHKEGWIKRWAGRKAASDHKDQD; this is encoded by the coding sequence ATGAAGAGCTGGTTACAATCGTTAAAGGGTTCCTGGGCCCCCGCTTTTACATTTTTATGGATTATTATTATTGCCATGCAATGGGTTTCTTTTGCTTCCGAATTATGGCTGGAAGAGACAAGAGCACTTGTACTGATGACCATTACGATGCTGGCTCTGGTGAAGATTGTACTACCATTTCGTCCTTGGATTGAATTTATTGTTAAGGCGGCGGCGCTGTTTTTTATTTTGTATCGGACATTGGTGTCTTACTCCATCATTATCCCCTTCGGAGGGGTAGCCAATCGCCTGGACCAATTTATATCCAATATGTCTCCTTATATTTGGTTTTCCCTTATCGCTTGGCTAGTTATTGAAATGGTGCCGCTCATCGTTACAACGAAGCAACGGATTCTTGTTTTTGTGGGTATTAATATTGCCGCGCTGGCAGTGCTTGATTCCTTCACGCCAACTGTGCTGTGGGAGGAGGTTGCTTGGATCGTCTTTGCTGGTATGGGTTGGCTGGTGACACAGCATCTGCAGTATTTTCGGCAGCATTATCCTCAAGGATGGAAGCATATTCGGCGCTATCCATATAAAATAGCAGCCAATATTGCGGTCATTTTTGCGCTCATTATTATGGCTGGTGTTAATATGCCTGAGGTACAGCCAGCTTTGACGGATCCCTATACAGCGTGGACCCAGAGAGATAGCTCAACCACCGCTGGGATCAGCAATGGATCTGGGGTACTGAATCAGCGGATGAACACCGCATCGGGTTATAGTCGCCAGGATAATCGGTTGGGTGGAGGTTTTAATTTTGATTATTCTCCTGTCATGACCATCACGACCACTCAGCGAAGCTATTGGCGGGGGGAAACGAAACGAACCTATTCCGGTACAGGCTGGAGTGACGGGGGCAACGATGATCAAACGCTAAATGATGTGCCAATGACCGCAGAGCTTGAAAACACACAAGAAACGCGGCATTCGACTGAGCAGGTCGTTCAGACCATTACGATGCAAAACGACCAGAGCTATCCTGTTTTGTTTGGCGCCTATTCGGTGCAGCGTGTTCAATCGGTGGACAGAGATTCACGGGCAGATGGGTTACGTTGGAACCCGGAACAGGCGGAACTGCTTTGGAATCCATCCTCCCGAAGAACTGCTTATCCTAAAACGTATACTCTGGTATCGCATGTCCCTGTGATCCCTGAGAAAGAGCTACGCACAAAAACTTTTAATGAGTTGTACGGAAAAAACAAACAGGAAGCCTATCTACAAATTCCAGATGAGTTGCCACAGCGGGTTCGTGATTTGGCTCAGAACGTAACGTCAACAGCGAAAACGCCGTATGAAAAAGTCGGATTACTACAGCAGTATTTGCAGCAAAATTATGCATATACGAACAATCCGGACCTCTCACGGAAAAGAAGCAGAGATTTTGTGGATGCCTTTCTGTTTGAGATTCGGGAGGGCTATTGCGATTATTATTCCACCTCATTAGTCATGATGGCTCGCTCTGTTGGGGTTCCAGCCCGCTGGGTTAAAGGGTATGCACCTGGTCAGCAGACGTTTTCAGATGATGCAACAACGGGCGAAAGTGACGAAAATATGTCCTCTTACTCTGTGACAAATGCGGATGCTCATTCCTGGGCGGAAGTATATTTAGGTGAATACGGTTGGGTCCCTGTAGAAGCTACGCCTGGCTTTGATATGCCACTGCTTACGGAACAGGAGGATTCAAAGACTCCAGAAGCCCCTGAGGTTAAAGATCAGCCTGAACCAGAACAGCCTGAGCAGACCCCGCAGACTAATCCGGAGGAAGGTTCAAAGATTCATCCTGTAATTATAGGTTCTGCTGCTGCAATTCTGCTGCTGTGGGCTGCTTATATCGTCTGGCGTAATCGGGCAGACATTCACTTTTACCTGCTTCGTTTACGCAGAGGTAAGCCGCTGACTCCGGATGAAAAGGTGGTCGTCGAAACTGAGCACTGGTTAAGGTACATGCGAGGAAGGGGATTTGTCCGCGCCAGTCACGAGACGCTGAGGGAATCAGTTGATAGATGGTCGCTAGAAGTACCGGAACACGCTTCAATTTTACATCAGCTGCTTGGACGATTTGAACAAGCGCGTTATAGCCCCTCATCCGTAACCGCAGAAGATTGGCATATGGTTCGCCAGCAGGCATCTCTGTTACACAAAGAAGGATGGATAAAACGATGGGCTGGACGAAAAGCTGCGTCGGATCATAAGGATCAAGACTAG
- a CDS encoding DUF58 domain-containing protein, which produces MNMVKRKRRLPRLSGRIWLLVVIWVVCLLYLLFQGGKTSVMLLSMVTLLIVYLWIVGLSGVRRVQGSRQLSQGSQFGELLHAGDQVHVKLSLSIPGFLPLPYVIVREVLKRHTGESWSFEDSVIPSLKGGGQLTFQTPALERGSYHFEDTECVSEDIFGLLEHKGSLNARGEFRVLPRTVFIPYWQMNDRRSRMSGPQTVQTRTRRETTQINGVRDYVYGDRFSRIHWNATARTGSWKSKEFEHETVPKTMLVLDVHMKHYVNAEQFELAVSSTASLLEYGGRERMGVGLCTAGEKGTVFQPSEQTMERQRMMHHLVDIHTTSQGSLKSAVESSVRQFPQGCYFILISPLKDYRAMELLRWADTRGMTPCHVYIGEGSAEAEAEEWMSMLRARGIKGYDVESLEELPAVMGGGTL; this is translated from the coding sequence ATGAATATGGTCAAAAGGAAGCGCAGGCTTCCACGGCTGTCAGGCCGCATCTGGCTTCTGGTGGTCATATGGGTGGTGTGCCTGCTATATTTGTTGTTTCAGGGCGGCAAGACGTCGGTCATGCTGTTGTCTATGGTCACGCTGTTAATCGTTTATTTATGGATCGTTGGTCTGAGCGGAGTTCGCCGTGTGCAAGGCTCCCGGCAGCTTTCGCAAGGCTCGCAGTTTGGAGAACTGCTGCATGCGGGAGATCAGGTGCATGTAAAGCTGAGCCTCAGTATACCTGGTTTTCTTCCGTTACCCTATGTCATTGTCCGTGAGGTCCTCAAGCGACATACAGGTGAATCCTGGTCGTTTGAGGACAGTGTCATTCCCAGTCTAAAAGGGGGCGGTCAGCTTACATTTCAGACTCCTGCTTTAGAGCGAGGAAGCTATCACTTTGAGGATACGGAATGTGTGAGTGAGGACATCTTCGGTCTGTTGGAGCACAAAGGCAGCTTGAACGCACGCGGTGAATTTCGGGTGCTGCCCCGAACGGTATTCATTCCGTATTGGCAGATGAATGACCGTCGCTCAAGGATGTCTGGACCGCAGACCGTTCAAACTCGAACGCGGCGTGAAACGACACAAATTAACGGTGTACGGGATTATGTATATGGAGATCGGTTTTCGCGTATCCACTGGAATGCGACGGCGCGTACAGGTAGCTGGAAATCCAAGGAATTTGAGCATGAGACCGTTCCTAAAACGATGCTTGTGCTGGACGTACACATGAAGCATTATGTAAACGCCGAACAGTTTGAGCTAGCTGTATCCTCTACCGCTTCATTGCTGGAATATGGTGGACGGGAGCGAATGGGGGTTGGATTGTGCACAGCTGGAGAGAAAGGTACCGTCTTTCAGCCAAGTGAGCAGACAATGGAACGACAACGAATGATGCATCACTTGGTAGACATACACACAACTTCACAAGGTAGCTTGAAATCCGCTGTAGAAAGCAGTGTACGCCAGTTTCCGCAAGGCTGTTATTTTATACTGATTAGTCCGTTGAAGGATTATCGGGCGATGGAGCTTCTTCGCTGGGCCGATACCCGGGGGATGACTCCGTGCCACGTCTATATTGGAGAAGGTTCTGCTGAGGCAGAAGCTGAAGAATGGATGAGCATGCTTCGTGCAAGAGGAATCAAGGGCTACGATGTTGAGAGCCTTGAGGAGCTCCCGGCTGTAATGGGAGGAGGAACACTATGA
- a CDS encoding AAA family ATPase: MPVRQESVQIVSAIRSNLESCILGKSFEIKLLLTAMLAGGHILIEDVPGTGKTQMIKALAKSMRGDYRRVQCNPDILPSDITGVSIFHPRDERFYFRPGPVMTNILLADEINRATTKTQSALLEVMEERSVTVDGDTHMLPHPFMLCATQNPIDFEGTYMLPEAQLDRFMLKISLGYPDMETERNMLLHHQAGQPADRLEAVAHMEQIADIQQEIRGIYMDEAVTSYLLDIVRATREHPSVLLGASPRAALAFVMAAKAYAFLDNRDYVLPDDVKELAPYVLTHRLLLRPEARLDSSSAQSVLQAVLRQAHVPVRMERP, translated from the coding sequence ATGCCCGTACGTCAAGAATCTGTGCAGATTGTATCTGCAATCCGTTCTAATCTGGAATCATGTATATTAGGTAAATCCTTTGAAATAAAATTACTGCTTACGGCTATGCTGGCGGGTGGACACATTCTGATCGAGGACGTTCCGGGTACGGGAAAAACGCAAATGATCAAGGCTCTTGCCAAATCCATGCGCGGTGATTACCGCCGTGTTCAATGTAATCCTGATATTCTCCCGAGTGATATTACAGGGGTATCCATATTTCATCCACGGGACGAGCGTTTTTATTTCCGTCCGGGTCCTGTGATGACTAACATTTTGCTGGCGGACGAAATTAACCGAGCGACGACGAAAACCCAGTCAGCTTTGCTGGAGGTTATGGAGGAACGCAGTGTGACGGTGGATGGGGACACTCATATGTTGCCTCATCCTTTTATGCTGTGTGCGACACAAAATCCGATTGATTTTGAAGGCACTTATATGTTGCCGGAAGCGCAGTTAGATCGTTTTATGCTCAAAATCAGCTTGGGTTATCCTGACATGGAGACGGAGCGAAACATGCTGCTTCATCATCAGGCAGGCCAGCCAGCAGACCGCCTGGAGGCTGTAGCTCATATGGAGCAGATTGCTGACATCCAGCAGGAAATTAGAGGGATTTATATGGACGAAGCAGTGACGTCCTATTTACTTGATATCGTGCGTGCGACAAGAGAACATCCATCCGTGCTGTTGGGAGCTAGCCCCCGGGCGGCGCTTGCTTTTGTAATGGCTGCGAAGGCATACGCTTTTCTGGACAACCGTGACTATGTACTGCCTGATGATGTGAAGGAGCTGGCACCTTATGTGCTAACGCATCGTTTGTTGCTGCGTCCCGAGGCGCGTCTGGACAGTTCCAGTGCCCAGTCCGTGCTGCAGGCTGTCCTTCGGCAGGCCCATGTACCCGTACGAATGGAGCGTCCTTAG
- the spoVAE gene encoding stage V sporulation protein AE: protein MIFLWAFLVGGAICVVGQLMMDVFKMTPAHTMSTLVVAGAIADAVGIYDPLIKFAGAGATIPITSFGNSLVHGALTELEKDGWLGVITGIFSLTSAGISSAIIFSFLACLFVRPKGSI, encoded by the coding sequence ATGATATTTCTATGGGCTTTTTTAGTGGGTGGTGCCATTTGTGTTGTGGGCCAGTTGATGATGGATGTGTTCAAAATGACGCCGGCACATACGATGAGTACGTTGGTGGTTGCAGGTGCAATTGCTGATGCTGTTGGGATATACGATCCGCTTATTAAATTTGCAGGAGCGGGTGCGACCATTCCAATTACCAGTTTTGGTAACTCACTTGTACACGGCGCATTAACCGAATTGGAGAAGGACGGATGGCTGGGTGTCATTACAGGGATCTTTAGTCTGACAAGTGCAGGAATTTCCTCTGCGATTATTTTCTCTTTTCTGGCATGCTTGTTTGTTCGTCCAAAAGGAAGCATATAA
- the spoVAD gene encoding stage V sporulation protein AD: MRRQGGQTWKFESRPRIIGSATVVGPDEGEGPLSTDFDYIYDNIEINEKTWEKAERRLIEHSTELALINANLNKEEVQFFISGDLMNQIISSSFSASKLAIPYLGVFGACSTSMESLALAALIVDSEAGDYVMAGTTSHNCTVEKQFRYPNEYGSQKPPTAQYTVTGSGAAIVGHAKSGTVVDCATIGRVMDMGIKDPFNMGGAMAPAAADTLLSHFRDTGRDPGYYDLIVTGDLASVGLPIAKELLKKDGFDMNQTEFNDCGLLIYDINKQKKVIAGGSGCGCSAVVTYGHLLKRIEKGELQKVLVVATGALLSPLTTQQGESIPCVAHAVAFEAGGTV, from the coding sequence ATGAGAAGACAGGGCGGACAAACCTGGAAGTTTGAATCGAGACCGCGCATCATTGGAAGTGCCACTGTTGTGGGCCCGGATGAAGGAGAAGGGCCGTTGTCCACAGATTTTGATTATATTTATGACAATATAGAAATCAACGAGAAAACGTGGGAAAAAGCGGAACGTAGATTGATTGAGCATTCTACAGAGCTGGCGCTAATTAATGCCAATTTGAACAAAGAAGAAGTGCAGTTTTTTATTAGTGGTGATCTGATGAATCAGATTATCAGTAGCTCCTTTTCGGCTAGCAAGCTGGCTATTCCCTATTTGGGTGTTTTTGGAGCCTGTTCAACATCAATGGAAAGCTTAGCCTTAGCCGCACTTATTGTGGACTCAGAGGCCGGTGACTACGTGATGGCGGGTACGACCAGTCATAACTGTACTGTAGAAAAACAATTCCGCTATCCTAATGAATACGGATCACAGAAGCCTCCTACGGCTCAGTATACTGTTACCGGTTCCGGCGCCGCAATTGTAGGACATGCCAAGTCAGGAACGGTGGTGGATTGTGCTACCATTGGACGTGTAATGGACATGGGCATTAAAGACCCTTTTAATATGGGTGGAGCCATGGCTCCCGCGGCTGCGGATACGCTGTTGTCTCATTTTCGAGACACTGGCCGTGACCCTGGTTACTATGATCTCATTGTAACGGGCGATTTAGCCTCAGTGGGGCTACCAATTGCCAAGGAGCTGCTCAAAAAAGATGGGTTCGATATGAATCAGACGGAATTTAATGATTGCGGTTTGCTGATTTACGACATCAATAAGCAAAAGAAAGTCATTGCAGGAGGCAGTGGTTGTGGCTGCTCGGCTGTTGTAACCTACGGGCATTTGTTGAAGCGGATTGAAAAAGGAGAGCTGCAAAAGGTACTGGTCGTGGCGACCGGAGCGTTATTATCTCCTTTGACTACACAGCAGGGTGAAAGCATTCCTTGTGTTGCACATGCTGTAGCTTTTGAAGCGGGAGGAACAGTATGA
- the spoVAC gene encoding stage V sporulation protein AC codes for MPAKSGQRGFRTNTSPLSINEKDYQNISQKHEPSRKVFANCVRAFLVGGGICVIGQAIQEAFMAGMHISAKEAAPPTSSMMILLAVILTCIGVYDKVAQWAGAGTAVPITGFANSMCSAALEYRSEGLVLGVGANMFKLAGSVVVFGVVAAFIVGVIYAILGVGGNHL; via the coding sequence ATGCCAGCTAAATCCGGGCAGCGCGGTTTTCGTACCAATACGTCGCCGCTGTCCATAAATGAGAAGGACTATCAGAATATTTCACAAAAGCATGAACCCTCGAGAAAAGTATTTGCCAATTGTGTGCGTGCTTTTCTGGTTGGAGGCGGGATATGTGTGATTGGACAGGCGATTCAAGAGGCTTTTATGGCAGGAATGCACATATCAGCCAAGGAGGCCGCCCCGCCGACCTCATCGATGATGATCTTGCTGGCGGTCATATTAACCTGTATCGGGGTTTACGATAAGGTTGCTCAATGGGCAGGAGCAGGAACCGCTGTGCCCATTACAGGCTTTGCTAACTCGATGTGTTCGGCTGCATTGGAATATCGTTCTGAGGGACTGGTGCTCGGAGTAGGCGCCAATATGTTCAAACTTGCAGGCTCGGTTGTCGTATTCGGGGTGGTGGCTGCATTTATCGTAGGCGTTATATATGCCATCCTTGGTGTAGGAGGCAATCACTTATGA
- a CDS encoding M42 family metallopeptidase: protein MESKTLELFKTLTEFPSIPGHERELRAWVKERISGYTDEIVQDRLGSLFGVLRGQESGPRVMVAGHLDEVGFIVNGITETGMIRFQPVGGWWSQAIMSQRLQVLTPKGPVIGVVGSVSPHLLDESQRSKPMDIKHMYLDIGVDSRQEAQDLGIVPGTAIAPICDFTPLANPKKIMAKAWDNRYGVGLAIELLEALHKEKDKLPNTLYAGATVQEEVGLRGARTAANLIQPDIFFALDCSAANDMGGDPNAYGHLGKGALLRVFDPGMITHRGIVEYVQDMAETHKIKYQYFISTGGTDAGQVHLSGIGVPSTVIGICGRYIHTSSSIIHTDDYDAAKELIIKLVQNLDRTTLNTIIERA from the coding sequence ATGGAATCAAAAACATTGGAATTGTTTAAAACCTTAACGGAGTTTCCTTCTATTCCTGGACATGAGCGTGAGTTGCGGGCATGGGTGAAAGAACGGATATCCGGCTATACCGATGAAATCGTGCAAGATCGACTGGGCAGTCTTTTTGGGGTGCTACGCGGTCAAGAGAGTGGACCACGTGTAATGGTGGCAGGCCATCTGGATGAAGTCGGTTTTATCGTGAATGGTATTACGGAAACTGGAATGATTCGTTTTCAGCCGGTTGGAGGCTGGTGGAGCCAAGCCATTATGTCACAACGTCTTCAAGTATTGACTCCAAAAGGCCCAGTTATTGGTGTAGTTGGCTCTGTCTCGCCTCATTTGCTGGATGAATCGCAACGCAGCAAACCTATGGACATCAAGCATATGTATCTGGATATCGGCGTAGACAGCAGACAAGAAGCGCAAGATCTGGGGATCGTACCAGGAACGGCCATTGCGCCGATCTGTGATTTCACTCCACTGGCAAATCCTAAAAAAATCATGGCTAAAGCATGGGATAACCGCTACGGTGTAGGCTTGGCTATTGAACTGCTTGAAGCATTACATAAAGAAAAAGACAAGCTTCCCAATACATTGTATGCGGGGGCCACTGTTCAAGAAGAAGTGGGACTGCGTGGTGCACGCACAGCGGCCAATCTGATTCAGCCGGATATATTCTTTGCACTGGATTGCAGTGCAGCCAACGATATGGGCGGCGACCCGAATGCTTACGGGCACCTCGGTAAAGGCGCACTGCTGCGGGTATTTGATCCAGGTATGATTACACATCGCGGGATTGTGGAGTACGTGCAAGACATGGCGGAAACTCACAAAATCAAGTATCAATATTTCATCTCCACAGGGGGAACCGATGCAGGTCAAGTGCACTTGAGCGGAATTGGCGTGCCATCCACTGTCATAGGCATCTGTGGACGATACATCCATACTTCCTCGTCCATTATTCACACTGATGATTATGATGCAGCCAAAGAGCTGATCATCAAGCTAGTTCAAAATCTGGATCGTACAACGCTGAATACCATTATTGAACGAGCCTAA